Sequence from the Paenibacillus tundrae genome:
TAATTAAAGTCAAACCTTGTGTAAAGTATAAATTGATCAGAAGTAAGCGCTCGGTAAGCTGTTGGGGTTCAGCCTTCTGAATCTTAAACTTGGGAAACTTCCATTTTTTCATTGACTGTGTCTATCCTCTTGACTTAAATTTGATGGATGAAAAAACCGATCCAATAGGATCGTTACTAAATGATAGCCAAAAAATCAAATTGGTTCAAGACCTGCCCCAAGTCCCGGTTTAAGAAGCCTATAAACTCATTTAAGCTCAAAAGCGAATTTTGAAAACCTATTTCACAAAACAATTAGTAAATAAGCTAAATATATGCCGTAGATAACCACATTCATAAAAAATCATTCGTGTTTTCCATGATAGGCAAACTGTATCTACACTTTCAAACTAAAACATTTATGCCTATTGACACGGTCATGTTAGCCATGATACATTATGAAAAAATTAGTCACGTTAAACACGATGATGGAAAAAAGATGTTGCTGTGTCTTTCAGAGAGCCGATGGTTGGTGAGAATCGGTGGCTGGCAAATGATCTTGAGCGTTCCTGAGTTATTGCATTGAACATTGGAGTAGGTGCAATCGGTTTAGACCCGTTATCCTCTTCGGTCTTCATTGACCGCTAAGACTGTCGTTGCGAAACGGCGGTGAATTAGGGTGGTACCACGACAACTCTCGTCCCTTATTGCGCAAGCAGTATGTGGATTGAGAGTTTTTTTGATTATTTTAGGAATATAGACGTGGAATTCACCCTATTGTTACACCTTCCCCCTCTGTTACGACACCGCGTTGTTGGAGGGAAGGATTAAACTGGTTTTAAGGAAATCCTCTTCGATGGGGAGTAGCCTTAACGATATAGATACACATACCTAAGGAGGAAGAAACCATGTACAAAGTGTTAGTGTCGGATCCGATTAGTGATCTGGGAATTCAGCAATTGGTGGATGCAAATGATGTGGTTGTTGAAAAGAAAACCGGTCTTAGTGAAGATGAACTTGTTGCCATTATTGGCGAATATGATGCCCTACTCGTTCGAAGCCAGACACGTGTTACCGATCGTATTATGACTGCGGGTACCAACCTTAAAGTGATTGGCCGCGCAGGCGTCGGTGTAGACAACATTGATCTGGAAGCTGCTACACAACGCGGTATTATTGTAATTAACGCACCTGACGGTAACACGATCACCACATGTGAGCATACATTTGCAATGATGATGGCGCTCGCGCGTCATATTCCTCAAGCTTATGCCAAAACCATTCAAGGTACATGGGATCGCAAAACTTTCTTAGGTGTGGAATTACGGAATAAAACATTGGGTGTCCTTGGTATGGGACGAATCGGTAGCGAGGTAGCCAAGCGTGCCAAAGCATTTGGTATGGATATTCTTGCTTATGACCCATTCCTTACACAAGAGCGTGCAGAGAAGCTTCAAGTGAAGTTAGCTAGCGTTGATGATATCATTCGCAATGCAGACTTTATGACTGTACACACACCTTTAACACCTGAGACTCGTCATATGATCTCGCGTCCTCAATTCGAAGTCATGAAAAAAGGTATGCGCATTGTGAACTGTGCCCGTGGTGGTGTTGTTGACGAAATGGCTCTCGTGGAAGCTATTGATGAAGGTATCGTTGCCGGTGCTGCCTTTGACGTATTCGAGAGCGAGCCGCCAGCAGCGGATCATCCATTCCTAAATCATCCGAGCATTATCGTGACACCACATTTGGGTGCATCTACTGTTGAAGCACAAGAGAATGTAGCGATTGATGTTTCGGAACAAGTGCTTCACATTTTGCGTAACGAACCGTTCAAAAATGCAGTGAACATGCCTGCGGTAGCTCCTACGGTTATGAACAAATTGCAGCCTTACTTTAAACTTGGCGAGACACTGGGTAGTTTTGCAGCTCAAATCACTCAAAATGCGGTTCAAGAGATCCGAATTGATTATGCGGGTGATCTGTCAGAGGTCGATACTCAACCACTAACTCGCTACATTGTCAAAGGCATCCTTGCTAGACATCTGGGTGGAGAAGCTAATATCGTTAACTCCATGCATTTGGCCAAAACAAGAGATCTGAACGTTGTAGTTAGCCAAACATCTACGACAAAAGGATTCACGAACTTGATCACCGTTACTCTAGTGACAACACAGGAAGCTGAAGAACGCCGCGTAGCAGGTACTCTTCTTGCAGGTTACGGTGAGCGAATTGTACGTCTGGATAAATTCCCAGTGGATATCGCTCCAGAGAGCCACCAAATCCTCATTTCTCACAATGATAAACCGGGAATTATCGGCCGTGTGGGAACCTTGCTTGGTCAAAATGACGTAAACATCGCATCCATGCAGGTAGGACGTAAAATTATCGGTGGAGCAGCAATCATGATTCTTACAGTCGATAAAGAAGTTCCAAAAGATGTCCTTGTTCAACTCACGGCTCTTCCAGAATTAAATACCGCGGTTGAGATCGTTCTGTAAATACGGGATGATATTGATCGGATTATTAAGAGACGAACCTTCGCAGGTTCGCCTCTTTTTTTTGCATCTGAAATTGCTAGCGACTAAATTGCTTCTTAATAACTAACTTAATCGAATAATATTCAGCGTAGCACCTGGCGGTGAAAGAACTGCTGTTGCGGCAATACCGAATAATTGGAGCTGAATCGTTGATCCTGCTGTCACTGTAACTATAAAGTCTGTACCTAACTGGCTTAGAGAAAGCAAAGGTGATATAACACTTGCAGGAATAGCAGTTCCGTTGAGTACTATACGTGTTTGAACAGCAAGGGCAGCTGTGAGGTTGACTTTGTAACTGATATAGTAACGACCTGCAGTGGCTAGTGTGAATGTCTCACTCCCACCGCTGACAGTTATTCCTGTTCCTATATTTTGGTTCGTAGGAAGGGGTACCGCTGTTCCCCCTAAGAGAACAAGAATCGTTCCATTGGAATTTTCTGCAAACGCTGATGTTTCAGTGACGGAGGTACCCGTAACACCTGTGATTCCTGTTGCGCCGGTGGCTCCGGTAATACCTGTTGCTCCCGTAACACCAGTCGCTCCTGTTGTACCTGTTACTCCTACGCCTGTGGCTCCCGTTACTCCAGTCACTCCAGTTGCACCTGTTACTCCTACGCCTGTTGCCCCGGTAACACCAGTCGCTCCGGTTGTACCTGTTACTCCTACGCCTGTTCCCCCGGTAACACCAGTCGCTCCGGTCGCACCTGTTACTCCTACGCCTGTAGCCCCGGTAACACCAGTCGCTCCTGTTGTACCTGTTACTCCTACGCCTGTGGCTCCCGTTACTCCAGTCACTCCAGTTGCACCTGTTACTCCTACGCCTGTTGCCCCGGTAACACCAGTCGCTCCGGTTGTACCTGTTACTCCTACGCCTGTTGCCCCGGTAACACCAGTCGCTCCGGTCGCACCTGTTACTCCTACGCCTGTAGCCCCGGTAACACCAGTCGCTCCAGTTGCACCTGTTACTCCTACACCTGTGGCTCCCGTAACACCAGTCGCTCCAGTTGCACCTGTGACTCCTACGCCCGTGGCTCCAGTGATACCAGTCGCTCCGGTTTCTCCTGTTACTCCTACGCCTGTTGCCCCAGTGATACCAGTCACTCCAGTTGCACCTGTTACTCCTACGCCTGTGGCTCCCGTAACACCAGTCGCTCCGGTTTCTCCTGTTACTCCTACGCCTGTGGCTCCCGTAACACCAGTCGCTCCGGTTTCTCCTGTTACTCCTACGCCTGTGGCTCCCGTAACACCAGTCGCTCCGGTTTCTCCTGTTACTCCTACACCTGTGGCTCCCGTAACACCAGTCGCTCCGGTTTCTCCTGTTACTCCTACACCTGTGGCTCCCGTAACACCAGTCGCTCCGGTTTCTCCTGTTACTCCTACGCCTGTAGCCCCGGTGAAACCGGTCACTCCAGTTGCACCTGTTAGCCCAGTGGCTCCTGCACTCGCCAATAGGGTGTAATCTGGCGATGTGCCCGGGGTACCCGTTGGTGAAGCTACGTTTGCAACATACGTACTTCCATTAAACGTGACTACCTGACCGGCTGGATACGTTGGTGCCACCGCTGGGTCAAATGCTACAATGCCGGTTAAGCCCGCACCGGTTGCTCCAGTTGCGCCCGTCACTCCAGTTCCAGTTGCTCCTGTAACTCCAGCTGTACCTGTTACTCCTGTGGCTCCTGCACTTGCCAATAACGTGTAATCTGGAGACGTGCCCGGTGTGCCCGTTGGTGAAGCTACATTTGCTATATACGTACTGCCATTAAACGTGACTACCTGACCCGCTGGATACGTCGGTGCCACCGCTGGATCGAATGGTACACTGCCCGTTAAGCCTGCACCGGTCGCTCCAGTTGCGCCCGTCACTCCAGTTCCAGTTGCTCCTGTAACTCCAGCTGTACCTGTTACTCCTGTGGCTCCTGCACTTGCCAATAACGTGTAATCTGGTGATGTGCCCGGGGTACCCGTTGGTGAAGCTACGTTTGCAACATACGTACTTCCATTAAACGTGACTACCTGACCGGCCGGATACGTCGGTGCCACCGCTGGATCAAATGCTACAATGCCCGTTAAACCTGCACCCGTAGCTCCAGTTGCGCCCGTCACTCCAGCTCCAGTTGCTCCTGTAACTCCAGCTGTACCTGTTACTCCTGTGGCTCCTGCACTCGCCAATAACGTGTAATCTGGCGATGTGCCCGGGGTACCCGTTGGTGAAGCTACGTTTGCAACATACGTACTTCCATTAAACGTGACTACCTGACCGGCTGGATACGTTGGTGCAACGGCTGGGTCAAATGCTACA
This genomic interval carries:
- the serA gene encoding phosphoglycerate dehydrogenase, translated to MYKVLVSDPISDLGIQQLVDANDVVVEKKTGLSEDELVAIIGEYDALLVRSQTRVTDRIMTAGTNLKVIGRAGVGVDNIDLEAATQRGIIVINAPDGNTITTCEHTFAMMMALARHIPQAYAKTIQGTWDRKTFLGVELRNKTLGVLGMGRIGSEVAKRAKAFGMDILAYDPFLTQERAEKLQVKLASVDDIIRNADFMTVHTPLTPETRHMISRPQFEVMKKGMRIVNCARGGVVDEMALVEAIDEGIVAGAAFDVFESEPPAADHPFLNHPSIIVTPHLGASTVEAQENVAIDVSEQVLHILRNEPFKNAVNMPAVAPTVMNKLQPYFKLGETLGSFAAQITQNAVQEIRIDYAGDLSEVDTQPLTRYIVKGILARHLGGEANIVNSMHLAKTRDLNVVVSQTSTTKGFTNLITVTLVTTQEAEERRVAGTLLAGYGERIVRLDKFPVDIAPESHQILISHNDKPGIIGRVGTLLGQNDVNIASMQVGRKIIGGAAIMILTVDKEVPKDVLVQLTALPELNTAVEIVL